The proteins below come from a single Myxocyprinus asiaticus isolate MX2 ecotype Aquarium Trade chromosome 28, UBuf_Myxa_2, whole genome shotgun sequence genomic window:
- the LOC127418976 gene encoding transmembrane protein 82-like: MFSFISWFVPSIPTWLTPGAIPFHGILQGLVGACGILVLRNLLKVYLFVDAQSASDAETDRRKKNSSNGGLTEKIQFWILTVILSFVGSRVASLVVLEFSLRAISAWIKGASDPISDPLLLLVQCQFSLGCALSCSLNFLHEEAPRGWLSLILAVGLSWFLASQFSKLWQHVKTMYSIHSTQRYCGLCIGLLTTGSSILTWLSSVLILTFSVSGIAAISNINQHFLSTTEALRFWTPLTICYTLLVVYMNEARHQQPGKQVLLNTVVVRLGGLFVLLMTVGRWSDVIHVLICFIGEAACLLPSQDLLEAISQARKPDWTKEMGKIRLNLDENTLEGDKGE, from the exons ATGTTTTCCTTCATTTCCTGGTTTGTTCCAAGTATTCCTACTTGGTTAACACCGGGTGCTATTCCTTTTCATGGTATTTTACAAG GGCTTGTTGGTGCTTGTGGAATTTTGGTTCTTCGTAACCTTTTAAaagtttacttgtttgttgatgCACAGAG TGCTTCAGATGCTGAAACAGACCGTAGAAAAAAGAATAGCTCAAATGGTGGACTGACAGAGAAAATTCAATTCTGGATCCTTACAGTGATTCTTTCCTTTGTGGGGTCTCGTGTTGCATCACTGGTAGTTTTAGAGTTCTCTCTTCGAGCCATTTCAGCATGGATCAAAGGAGCATCA gaCCCAATAAGTGACCCATTACTGCTGCTTGTCCAATGCCAGTTCTCCTTAGGCTGTGCATTAAGCTGCAGCCTTAATTTTCTCCATGAGGAGGCACCACGAGGCTGGCTAAGTCTCATTCTTGCAGTTGGACTGAGCTGGTTCTTGGCAAGCCAGTTCAGTAAACTATGGCAACATGTAAAGACTATGTATTCAATACATAGCACACAGCGCTACTGTGGACTTTGCATTGGACTCTTAACCACAGGCAGTTCAATATTAACCTGGCTCTCTAGTGTCCTAATTCTAACTTTTAGTGTATCAGGGATTGCTGCCATATCAAACATAAACCAACACTTTCTATCAACTACTGAGGCTCTGAGATTTTGGACCCCACTTACAATCTGCTACACTCTACTGGTGGTGTATATGAATG AGGCTCGACATCAACAACCTGGCAAGCAGGTTCTTCTAAATACAGTTGTTGTGCGACTGGGTGGGCTTTTTGTTTTACTCATGACAGTGGGCAGGTGGTCAGATGTAATCCATGTCCTAATCTGCTTCATTGGTGAAGCTGCATGCTTGTTACCATCTCAAGACCTTTTGGAAGCCATATCTCAG GCCAGGAAACCAGATTGGACAAAAGAAATGGGAAAAATACGACTGAACTTGGATGAAAACACACTTGAAGGAGATAAAGGAGAATGA
- the sult1st5 gene encoding sulfotransferase family 1, cytosolic sulfotransferase 5, which yields MDGKTRGTLSQVQGVPLPEPIVKYWARVEKFQASKEDVLIATYPKAGTTWTQEVVDQILNEGDLEKCKRAPTQVRMPFIEMTSADGENAGITKLEVMDPPRVIKTHLPIQLVPHSFWEAGCKVIYMARNPKDTVVSYYHFDRMNLNQPEPGPWQEYLEKFMTGQLGWGSWYDHVKGYWRERNNKAILYIFFEDMKEDPVREVTRIAEFLGLQLSKSTIDHIVQMTTFSAMRENPMANYSTVPDTIFDRTASEFMRKGEAGDWKNHFSAQEDAVFEDHYHKLMADCPIPIRFTI from the exons ATGGATGGGAAAACACGCGGCACTTTGAGTCAAGTTCAGGGTGTCCCTTTACCAGAGCCGATAGTGAAGTACTGGGCAAGAGTGGAGAAGTTCCAGGCATCTAAAGAGGATGTGCTAATTGCCACCTATCCAAAAGCAG GCACTACCTGGACACAGGAGGTGGTGGATCAGATCCTGAATGAAGGAGATTTAGAAAAGTGCAAACGCGCTCCCACACAAGTGCGCATGCCTTTTATAGAGATGACTTCTGCAGATGGGGAAAATGCTG GTATAACTAAACTGGAGGTCATGGATCCCCCTCGTGTAATTAAAACTCATCTTCCTATCCAACTTGTGCCACATTCTTTCTGGGAGGCTGGTTGCAAG GTTATATATATGGCCCGTAATCCCAAAGACACCGTTGTTTCATATTATCATTTTGACCGCATGAATCTTAACCAGCCAGAGCCTGGCCCTTGGCAAGAATATCTGGAGAAGTTTATGACAGGCCAAT TGGGTTGGGGTTCCTGGTATGACCATGTTAAAGGATACTGGAGGGAAAGGAATAACAAGGCAATCCTGTACATATTCTTCGAAGACATGAAAGAG GACCCTGTTCGTGAAGTGACCCGTATTGCTGAATTCCTCGGGCTCCAATTATCGAAAAGTACAATAGATCACATTGTACAAATGACAACTTTTTCTGCTATGCGAGAAAACCCAATGGCAAACTACTCAACTGTCCCAGATACAATTTTTGATCGTACAGCCTCAGAGTTCATGAGAAAag gtgAGGCTGGTGACTGGAAGAATCATTTCAGTGCACAAGAGGATGCTGTATTTGAGGACCATTACCACAAATTGATGGCTGATTGTCCTATTCCGATACGGTTCACGATATGA